The genomic region aaagttttgtggcggagggttgcagcaggagtTGCAGCAGGAGTTGCAGCAAGAGTTGCAGCAGGAGTTGCAGCAGGAGTTGcctcctgctgcaaccctccgCCGCAAacctttgccagaattaagcatgcaatcgactagaaagCAGATTTTCTCTGGCGACCCCAGGAGTTGcctcctgctgcaaccctctgcatttatccccgggcttgggaccggctcaagggagaccgctacccgtgctacctctgaggctttCACTGTTTACTTGAACTTTTTCATGAAGTCTTTTTAACTCTTCTGAATCTTCTGTCCCATCCACTCTGTGAGCTGCTCTGATGTTCTCATGAATTATTCTGAACGCATGCAGGCCTTAATTCTGCTTTGCTGGGGATGCGCTTCCCCCTCAGAGAGTTGCACAGAATCTATTTTTATGCCGTGCGTTgggttcgtgtgtgtgtctgtggaggGACGCGCTCATAAATAAAAGGACTTTGTAGAATTTGCATACATTTCTCTGATTAAAAAGGCAGTGATgcttttgttgggggggggggggggggttagattaGCCATTTTGCATGCTGCAATCCGTTGGTTAAGTGACAGGAGTGTTGCAACGATTTAGTGACCTCTGGGCCagcatttagaaaaaaaagaaccgcCGCGCACGGCTTCTGGATTTTGGGATTCTTTGCAACTCTGATGGATAAACTAATAAAATGTACATGCATGATTATTGCTACCAACTGCATTCACTCAGACAAGACAAGACGATTATGATAGTATCGTCTTCAGCAGCTTATGGGTCACGGGGAGGGGGCAGGGTGCGGCCCCAgacgagtcgccagctcatcccAGGGCCTCATACTAGACAAATAAATATTCGTGTGAATATTTATAGGCTGAAGTGACACATGATGGCTGAGAGGTTGGTGATGGGATTGCATGATGTGCATCTTGTTTACCGTATATGGGGCTTTACATGGGGCTTTAGATGGAGCTTAATTAGATGCAGGTGGCTTTAAATTTGCTCCCTCAGGAGTTGAGCCTCTGTCCATGCCATCTCTTCTTTTAGGCATCTGGACGGCCTCTGTTGCTCCTGCAACAGCTCGTCCCGCCTCATCTCCGCGCTTTCGCAGTCGTACATCAGCAGCTCGTATTCCACCGTCAGGTCCCTCAACATGGTTTTCATCATGCTTTGCCTCAGCTGCGTTTCGGCTGACAATCTCTCTTTCGTGTTTTTAACATGCACCTCCTCGTCCTTTTGGAGCTCTGACAGCTTCCGCTGCGCCTCCTTCACAGACTCCTGCAGGACAGGATGGTTCTTGCGAGCATCTGAAAGCAATTCGTCCAAATCCGACTGCTTTTGTGTTAGCTTCAAATTTTTATCGCACAGCTTCTTCTGCTCCAACATCACCAGCTTCGATTTATGTGCGAGAGCCTCCTTCTTCTTCGTGAGAATCCTTTCGTGCTCTTCCTTCATGGTctctatcttttttttccacgtGTTTTCAACACTCTGAAGTTCAGCCATGTCCTTTTCTTTTGCAGTGTTGATCAATGACTTCCTGGTATTGTGATATTTTCCCCCGGATTCGTCGATTAAAGTCTCATACGTGTTTGCCAACTTCTGTGATTCCATCTGCTGCATTTGGTTGAACTCCTGAGAGAACAACTCGCTGTGCAGCTTCATTTTTCTGAAGTCAGATTCCAGGGCTTTGTTTTCTGCCTCTTGGCGAAGCTCTGACAGACGGTGCTCGTTTTTGATCAGTGCGGATGACGCCATGTTTTCCATGTTCACACTACATATTGTATCGTTTTGCTCCGATAGAAGATGCTTCATCTTCTGTTCAAGCTCATTGAGCTCCTGCCTGTGGTGCTCCTTCAACTCGTCTCGTTCAAACTCGCTTTGCGCCAGCTTGGACCTTTTCTCCTCCACGTTCCTCTTGCTGATTTCCCAGTAAGCGCAGATGTTGGCCTTCTCCAGCTGgatctcctgcttctcctttttCACCGCCTCCAGCTCCTTTCGGAGGGAAGCAATTTTACTCTTAAGCTGATCCGTCATTTTCCTGCTCTTGTTTGCTTATCCTCTTGAATAGAGGATAagctatatttatttatatataccgGAGGATATTTGATATCAGATCACAAAACAACAGATTTTTTTCAGTTGGGttctttcatcttttctttgatgttttcatCTTAAGCATTACTTCGAACATTAAAACTATGACACGTTCTCTGAAGTTTAGGTCTGACTGCTTTGATGTTGTCCTCCATAGATCAAAGACATCAGTGCATCGTTTCCATGCTCTGCTCAAACATACACATGATTTTACTGCAACGTAAAAAGCTAGTTGTCCTTCACAAGCTGTGCTTTTTGgtcagataataaaaaaaagcttgtgtTTTGTCAAACatcgtcctcctctccttttatgTTATACGTCTCTGTTCCCCTGGGCCGGTCATAACAACCTACCACAATGTTGTTTGTTGTCCCACTGAAAATGGAATTCTCACATATAGGTACTTAAATAATATCTTGCTggattcttcttcctctttcgacTTGtccccgtcaggggtcgccacagcaaatcaaccttctatagatgattgcatgcttaattctggcaaagtttttaCCCAGATGCCATCCTGCTGCAACCCTATAAAAGCTTGCtggattatatttatttacttatttaaaaTTAGTTTCACACAAAATGAGATTGATTGAACTATGTGCATTAGCCTTTCCGGTCAGCAATCCTCTGCTTCTTTGTCATGCGGGATTCCGCAGGGCTTCTTTCTAGGTCCCTTTGCTGTTCACCCATACCTGCAAAAGCATGGAATCTTGTTTTACTACTAGAATTCCACCAAATCTATGTACCATGAGGAAAGGGGAACTTCTTCAAATAAGCAGCTCCTAGCGTGCATTGAGGACGTCAAGGCCTGGTTGGCCCCTAACTTTCTGAGATTTTCTGTCATGCGGGATTCCACAGGGCTCCTTTCTAGGCCCCTTGCTGTTCACCCTGTACCTGCTTCCTCTGGCCACTACTAACTTTGTTCTCAATCTTCATAACTTGTTTTACTCTCATGAAGAGGAGATCCACAGTCCGTGAATCACACAGATATGTGCTGGAGACACTGGTGCAGTTAGCTTGGCTTTAAGAGTTGTGCACATGTTGAACAGCAGGAGCTAAGTATATAGCATAGCTCACAGTCAGTTTTCTGCAGATAAGCGATGCAGTCTGTTGAGCACGCAGCACAAATCAGTGCACATGTACACATTCACCTGAGGCGTGATAGAGAAGCATGCGCTCCCGTGATTTGTTCCAGACGATGCGGTTTCATCTGTAGAGGGAAGTGATTTATCTTGATTATTATTCCGTTTCAGAGGAGGAAACTGAGCTGCACTTGCAGACTGTTGAAAGCAGAAGCCTGAGCATGAACGCTATACTACAAAGAGCTTTCAATCAAACAGACACAATGCTGCTCGCTGTGCCCGGAAGCGGTACACAGTATCCTCACACATTGgcttgatcaatcacttcaaCCAGACGCCACGTGTCCCTTTCCCAGTGCAAATGGCACTAATGGGTCTTCAGTTTTGTTGGTTAATTTAATTGATCACACTAATAAATCCACTAATAATTAAATCCTAATTTCCTAGTCTGCTGCTGTGCCGCTCTGCTTCAGGAcaagcatttcttttctttctttttttataatagaaaataattaaaatattttcagaaGCAGGAACttgtgcagattttttttttagttcaaagCCAAAAAGCGATGTTGAGTATTGGACAAACGAGGATCATCCTTTCCAGCGTCCGGAGGAGTTATGGCTCACGCAAAGGTTCATAAACTGTTACAGAGCTAAAAGCTACAGAgccgagcggcggcggcggcggcgttcctCTCCCGTAGATCTGTTTGTGAGCCGTGAGCTACAGAGCTATTCGGCAGCGCAACATATTTTATCTCTGCATGTCTGATTAAAGTGCAGCAAAGTGCAGCTCTTATAATTCTGTTCAGGGCTTCTGGGATGTGGGAACCTGCACTATTAAATGTTTTGCTGTTTCCACTGAAACGCTGCAGACTGACTTTATATGGCTCATAACTAACACCCTGATATTCACTATATAGAGACGTCCAGGCATTAACCCTCATGTCTTCCCTTTGGCCAGCATTGCTTGTGCTTTTAACCTCAACGAAAGGTGAACAAATGTGTTTCATCATTAGCTGTGTCATCAGTCTGTGTCACAAAATTACACACCGCAGCCTGGAACTGGAGCTCGAGCGAgttgggggagggggcggggaaACCAAACTTTGGCAAAGTTACTTAATGCTCAACAGACTTCTGATTGGTTTGCCCTGACGTTAAAGGGGATCATTGGTAAGTAATATACGTTTGGCTTGGTGCAAAAGAATGAATTAAATGTCTGATCCGGTCTGTGTGAGCAGCTGCTTGAGCCGACTCCTCCCTGTGAGGATCAAGTGCTTGGAGAAGATGAGGGATGAAAGGAGGTGCCACTCCTGAGCATTTTAATCGCTTTAATATCTCTTAAATAGGCTGACGATC from Brachionichthys hirsutus isolate HB-005 chromosome 11, CSIRO-AGI_Bhir_v1, whole genome shotgun sequence harbors:
- the LOC137901656 gene encoding dynein regulatory complex subunit 4-like; protein product: MTDQLKSKIASLRKELEAVKKEKQEIQLEKANICAYWEISKRNVEEKRSKLAQSEFERDELKEHHRQELNELEQKMKHLLSEQNDTICSVNMENMASSALIKNEHRLSELRQEAENKALESDFRKMKLHSELFSQEFNQMQQMESQKLANTYETLIDESGGKYHNTRKSLINTAKEKDMAELQSVENTWKKKIETMKEEHERILTKKKEALAHKSKLVMLEQKKLCDKNLKLTQKQSDLDELLSDARKNHPVLQESVKEAQRKLSELQKDEEVHVKNTKERLSAETQLRQSMMKTMLRDLTVEYELLMYDCESAEMRRDELLQEQQRPSRCLKEEMAWTEAQLLREQI